A region of uncultured Desulfobacter sp. DNA encodes the following proteins:
- a CDS encoding helix-turn-helix transcriptional regulator: MTTEKYGSAEMEKEYGPLTFGRALWSHRKCEEIPQKEFAKMLGISPSSVCDLEKERKLPSVNRAAKIAKILNEPEKIWGRLALQDMLREANLEYEVSVA; this comes from the coding sequence ATGACTACTGAAAAATACGGCAGCGCCGAGATGGAAAAAGAGTACGGGCCCCTGACCTTTGGCCGGGCGCTCTGGTCCCACCGGAAATGTGAAGAGATACCCCAAAAAGAGTTTGCCAAAATGCTTGGCATCTCACCATCCAGCGTGTGCGATCTTGAGAAAGAAAGAAAACTTCCATCGGTCAACAGGGCGGCAAAGATTGCCAAAATATTGAATGAACCTGAAAAAATCTGGGGCAGATTGGCACTCCAGGACATGTTGAGAGAGGCAAATTTAGAGTACGAGGTCTCTGTGGCATAA
- a CDS encoding septal ring lytic transglycosylase RlpA family protein, whose product MWFRKIYILSELLRFKSPAPSAPRYVNTLKIKTMKSFLLKNIFLVSILVLTGCSAFQSGTGDNWVGFTESGQASFYADKHVNHKTASGELYKHGLKTAAHKKLPFGSIVKVTNTQNRKSIIVKINDRGPFVKGRIIDLSRSAFTIIGNTSSGVINVKIEVIQ is encoded by the coding sequence ATGTGGTTCAGGAAAATTTACATTTTATCTGAGCTTTTGAGGTTTAAAAGCCCGGCCCCCTCAGCTCCCCGATATGTGAACACACTAAAAATAAAAACAATGAAGAGTTTTCTATTAAAAAATATATTTTTAGTTTCCATTCTTGTTTTAACTGGTTGCTCTGCATTCCAGTCAGGAACGGGTGATAATTGGGTAGGATTTACTGAGTCTGGACAAGCGTCTTTCTATGCAGATAAGCATGTAAATCACAAAACGGCTAGTGGTGAGCTCTACAAGCATGGTTTAAAAACTGCAGCTCACAAAAAATTGCCTTTTGGATCGATTGTTAAAGTTACGAATACACAAAACAGGAAAAGCATTATCGTTAAAATCAATGATCGTGGGCCTTTTGTAAAAGGCAGGATAATTGATCTTTCAAGATCTGCGTTCACTATTATAGGTAATACCTCGTCTGGCGTTATAAACGTAAAAATAGAAGTTATTCAGTAA
- a CDS encoding type II toxin-antitoxin system prevent-host-death family antitoxin — protein MKVFTYSEARQKLSTVLDLARSEEVVIKRRGGEVFTVVFKQAKQSSPFDVPGIKTSATTNDILDAIQDSRSRNT, from the coding sequence ATGAAAGTTTTTACGTACTCAGAAGCTCGGCAAAAGCTTTCCACTGTCTTAGATTTGGCACGATCTGAAGAAGTGGTGATAAAACGTCGTGGGGGAGAAGTGTTTACAGTGGTATTTAAACAAGCGAAACAATCTTCGCCATTTGATGTGCCTGGAATAAAAACCAGTGCCACTACAAATGACATCCTTGATGCAATTCAAGATTCACGCTCAAGAAATACTTAA
- a CDS encoding type II toxin-antitoxin system VapC family toxin, which translates to MKIIADTNTFLAVTLYEPERERIISLSVGHELIAPEVLPFEIGNALSAMLKRQKITQKELPDIWLATQKIPVDLRRIDIPKALEIASQFNIYAYDAYFLTCALSLHSPLLTLDRRMIEVAKSIGIQTMEI; encoded by the coding sequence ATGAAAATAATAGCAGATACAAATACATTTTTGGCCGTGACTCTTTACGAACCGGAAAGAGAACGCATTATTAGCCTTTCCGTAGGCCATGAATTAATAGCACCGGAAGTATTGCCGTTTGAAATTGGCAATGCTTTATCCGCCATGCTCAAAAGACAAAAAATAACCCAGAAAGAATTACCCGACATCTGGCTTGCAACTCAAAAGATACCTGTGGATCTGCGAAGAATCGACATTCCTAAAGCGCTTGAAATCGCTTCTCAGTTCAACATTTATGCATATGATGCCTATTTTTTAACATGTGCTCTTTCTTTGCATAGCCCATTGCTTACCCTTGATCGCCGGATGATTGAAGTGGCAAAAAGTATAGGTATACAGACTATGGAGATATAA
- a CDS encoding tyrosine-type recombinase/integrase, with product MRLSSCLHQYFYEYLPRIKGTSEHSIKAYRQTFSLLLHFLADYHKMTIKSLRIEHLTPEAVLAFLHHLEKDRKNSIQTRNNRLAVIKSLAKMIRFMHPDKKQIAETLLIIPQKRAQKKVMGFLYPEEIMRVFSAVDLKKKEGMRDFTILHLLYDSGARASEIATLEFDYFDPENETIAVLGKGNRYRLINLCPRTSSLISDYIINHRVDPIPIFSQRLFINQRKRGMTRHGINKICRKYLTKTLSPKRLKGLSPVHCFRHSCAVNMVTSGDPVSTIKNRLGHQSVESTMIYLQLDLSKKREIQNKLIEYMQSKINHDKKIDELIDWKNNAEILVWLDSL from the coding sequence ATGAGACTGTCCTCCTGCCTGCATCAATATTTTTATGAATATTTGCCCCGGATAAAAGGGACCAGCGAGCATAGCATCAAGGCTTACCGGCAGACCTTTTCTTTGTTGCTGCATTTTCTGGCCGATTATCACAAGATGACAATCAAATCTTTGAGAATCGAACATTTAACGCCTGAAGCGGTGCTGGCTTTTTTGCACCACCTTGAAAAAGATCGGAAAAACAGCATTCAGACCCGAAATAACCGTCTGGCTGTAATCAAGTCACTGGCCAAGATGATTCGGTTCATGCATCCTGACAAAAAACAAATCGCTGAAACGCTCCTGATCATCCCACAGAAGAGGGCTCAAAAAAAGGTGATGGGGTTTTTATACCCGGAAGAGATCATGAGGGTGTTCAGTGCCGTTGACCTGAAAAAGAAAGAAGGCATGAGGGATTTTACCATTCTCCATCTCCTCTATGACTCCGGTGCCCGGGCCAGTGAGATAGCCACTTTGGAATTTGATTATTTTGATCCTGAGAATGAAACCATTGCGGTCCTGGGCAAGGGGAACCGGTACCGGCTTATTAATTTATGCCCCAGAACCTCTTCGTTGATCTCGGATTACATTATCAACCACCGGGTAGATCCCATCCCTATATTTAGCCAGCGGTTATTTATAAACCAGCGGAAGCGGGGAATGACCCGGCACGGTATTAACAAAATCTGTCGGAAATACCTGACCAAAACATTGTCGCCAAAACGGTTGAAAGGATTGAGCCCGGTTCATTGCTTCAGGCACTCGTGTGCGGTCAATATGGTCACCTCAGGAGATCCGGTATCGACCATCAAAAATCGTCTTGGCCACCAAAGTGTTGAGTCAACAATGATCTATCTGCAGCTGGACTTGTCAAAAAAGCGGGAAATCCAGAATAAGCTCATTGAATACATGCAATCGAAAATAAATCATGACAAGAAAATTGATGAACTGATTGACTGGAAGAATAATGCTGAAATTCTTGTCTGGTTAGACAGTCTATGA
- a CDS encoding tyrosine-type recombinase/integrase, whose product MKRFKSCLAEHIENFIEYRLQLGYSDKMLIVSLGLLDRYVAEKKVTLTSFDPLFFIRLRSDLNCENRSINTFFRTFKMFFNYLIRQDLIRENPLQEIAELPENQIIPFIFSPEETELLLEVVIKLMRKTERYYLADFSGYISFLLMARCGLRISETLNLLKNNYRPEERTIYIEKTKFKKDRLLPVPKAISCAIDNLLKVRQCFFTADNHPLLLIKENGKGLSRSYMRWKFKNAISILNLEQPRRIIGATNFSNPTRHSLRHSFAVNTLKRIKQQGKSPQNALPVLAAYMGHSEYKYTTKYLRVVDAEHRRQMLDFSMLRSEDV is encoded by the coding sequence ATGAAACGCTTTAAAAGTTGTCTTGCCGAACATATTGAGAATTTCATCGAATACCGTCTTCAGTTGGGATATTCTGATAAAATGCTGATAGTCAGCCTTGGATTACTGGATCGGTATGTTGCCGAAAAGAAGGTAACCCTGACATCATTTGATCCATTGTTCTTCATCCGGCTCCGTTCAGATCTTAATTGTGAAAACCGTTCCATCAACACGTTTTTTCGTACGTTCAAAATGTTTTTCAATTACCTGATCCGCCAGGATTTGATCCGGGAAAATCCATTGCAGGAGATTGCTGAACTGCCGGAAAATCAAATTATCCCTTTTATTTTTTCACCGGAAGAAACTGAACTTTTGCTGGAGGTTGTCATTAAATTGATGCGAAAGACCGAAAGATATTACCTCGCCGATTTCAGCGGTTACATTTCCTTTTTGCTGATGGCCCGGTGCGGATTAAGGATATCAGAAACCCTCAACTTACTGAAAAACAATTACCGGCCTGAAGAAAGGACAATTTATATTGAAAAGACAAAGTTTAAAAAAGATCGACTGCTTCCGGTACCCAAGGCGATTTCTTGTGCAATAGACAATCTGCTGAAAGTTCGCCAGTGTTTTTTTACCGCAGATAATCATCCTTTATTGCTGATAAAAGAAAATGGAAAAGGGCTATCCCGTTCTTACATGCGTTGGAAATTTAAGAACGCGATTTCAATTCTTAACCTGGAGCAGCCCAGAAGAATCATTGGTGCGACAAACTTCAGCAACCCGACGCGGCACTCCCTTCGTCATTCATTTGCCGTAAATACCCTAAAACGGATTAAACAACAGGGAAAGTCTCCCCAAAATGCCTTACCGGTACTGGCCGCTTACATGGGCCACAGTGAGTATAAATATACAACCAAATATTTGAGGGTGGTGGATGCAGAGCATCGCCGCCAGATGCTTGATTTTTCAATGTTAAGAAGCGAGGATGTATGA
- a CDS encoding tyrosine-type recombinase/integrase: MAETENKLTKAVEKYLDYYRDQTSGKTISHAKRALTGFAAHLQTSNTPLDNISIQQVDHFLALYNANYSTGTARTNRSYLRQFLKYLYRYGHIKKDLSQLVVSPPEFARSKPPKFLRPHEIQKLFSSLDLSTAKDLRTNATLHLAYYLGLRPKEIRLLTLDDISFRQKEIFIRSRKNCDPAHLPVSDNVIKAIAAYIVGARPETQSRVLFLQLIPPYKPVNRCDIPRYIKECMTENNLESSTYWLRHSYAQNLLESGASIYEIKEMMGHKNIGSTQKYLSVHINLMREVILDETL, encoded by the coding sequence ATGGCTGAAACTGAAAATAAGCTCACCAAAGCAGTGGAGAAATACCTGGACTATTATCGAGATCAAACTTCCGGGAAGACGATATCCCATGCAAAAAGAGCATTAACCGGTTTTGCGGCCCATCTTCAAACTTCAAATACCCCTTTAGATAACATATCCATTCAACAGGTTGATCACTTTTTAGCCCTGTACAATGCCAATTATTCCACCGGAACAGCCAGAACGAACCGGTCATATCTCCGACAATTTTTGAAGTACCTTTACCGGTACGGACATATTAAAAAAGACCTCTCCCAACTGGTGGTAAGCCCCCCGGAGTTTGCCCGATCAAAACCTCCCAAATTTTTGCGTCCTCATGAAATCCAAAAGCTGTTTAGCAGTCTGGATCTGTCAACAGCAAAAGACCTTCGCACCAATGCCACCCTGCACCTGGCATATTATCTGGGGTTAAGGCCGAAAGAAATCCGTTTATTAACTTTGGATGACATTTCCTTCAGGCAAAAGGAAATTTTCATTCGTTCAAGAAAAAATTGCGACCCGGCCCATCTTCCAGTATCGGACAACGTGATCAAAGCCATCGCCGCTTATATTGTCGGCGCAAGACCTGAAACTCAATCCCGAGTTCTATTTTTACAGTTAATACCACCTTATAAACCGGTCAACAGGTGCGATATCCCCCGATATATAAAAGAATGCATGACGGAAAATAATCTTGAATCGAGCACATACTGGCTGCGGCATTCATATGCCCAAAATTTACTGGAGTCTGGTGCGTCCATTTATGAGATCAAAGAGATGATGGGGCATAAAAACATCGGATCAACGCAAAAGTATCTGAGCGTTCATATCAATCTTATGCGGGAGGTTATCCTGGATGAAACGCTTTAA
- a CDS encoding SEC-C metal-binding domain-containing protein produces the protein MAKIGRNTPCPCGSGKKYKKCCLLLQSAGAQPKSYPAGFTPVYTELDLLSNSVTDLINEDKLDEAEAVSKRLLLEYPDQIDGFHRLGQVYEARGKRHEAGEYYQKAAEFARTMPGFDPETVEHFFSKAKKMKEEKK, from the coding sequence ATGGCAAAAATCGGTCGAAATACACCATGCCCTTGCGGCAGCGGTAAGAAGTATAAAAAGTGTTGTCTATTATTGCAGTCAGCGGGGGCTCAACCTAAGTCCTATCCTGCCGGATTTACACCAGTTTACACGGAATTGGATCTGCTTTCAAACAGTGTAACGGATCTGATCAATGAAGACAAATTAGACGAGGCTGAAGCTGTATCAAAGAGATTGTTGCTTGAATATCCTGATCAGATTGACGGGTTTCACAGATTGGGGCAGGTCTATGAAGCTCGTGGGAAGAGGCACGAAGCTGGAGAATATTATCAAAAAGCCGCTGAGTTTGCTCGGACAATGCCTGGTTTTGATCCGGAAACTGTTGAACACTTCTTCTCAAAAGCCAAAAAAATGAAGGAAGAAAAAAAGTAA
- the tnpB gene encoding IS66 family insertion sequence element accessory protein TnpB (TnpB, as the term is used for proteins encoded by IS66 family insertion elements, is considered an accessory protein, since TnpC, encoded by a neighboring gene, is a DDE family transposase.), with product MIQVTPHMRILLAPEPVDFRKGIDGLASICRKVLQSDPFSGYLFVFINRRRTAIKVLCYDSQGFWLCQKRLSKGRFNWWPKRDQSAGRCLEAHELQMLLWNGDPFHTRAAPVWRKLSV from the coding sequence ATGATCCAGGTCACACCACATATGCGGATACTGCTTGCTCCGGAGCCCGTAGATTTTCGAAAAGGAATCGACGGCCTGGCCAGTATATGCCGAAAGGTCCTGCAATCAGATCCCTTTTCAGGATACCTGTTCGTATTTATTAACCGAAGACGAACGGCCATCAAGGTTTTATGCTATGACAGCCAGGGGTTCTGGCTTTGCCAAAAGCGGCTCTCCAAGGGGCGTTTCAACTGGTGGCCCAAAAGGGATCAGTCTGCCGGCCGGTGTCTTGAAGCGCATGAGCTTCAGATGCTGCTTTGGAATGGTGATCCGTTTCATACCCGGGCTGCTCCCGTATGGCGAAAACTGTCCGTATAA
- a CDS encoding Druantia anti-phage system protein DruA → MDNDIVLTYRGRSATKADIEFIRLLIDDNPTASRRALSQILCREWNWVQANGSLRDMIARGFMLELHRNGHINLPARKHNPPNPFLNRKKPEQPEIDQTPVTMTLREISPLDIVLVKNTPNEPLFNSLIEHHHYLGYCHPVGEQLKYMVFADKRPVACFSWSSAPRHIGARDRHIGWKKQHRDHNLRYIAYNSRFLILPWFRVPHLASWLLGYMARNLSRDWERIYCHPVYYLETFVDTELFAGTCYKAANWHYLGDTTGRGKQENRHIKTRSIKAVWGYPLIRDFRQLMTRLPNGSAEPDRRRA, encoded by the coding sequence ATGGACAACGACATTGTACTCACATACCGTGGCAGAAGCGCGACTAAGGCTGATATTGAATTTATCAGGCTGTTGATCGACGACAATCCCACAGCAAGCCGCCGCGCTCTGTCACAGATATTGTGCCGGGAATGGAACTGGGTTCAGGCCAACGGCAGCCTTCGTGATATGATCGCCCGGGGATTTATGCTTGAACTCCATAGAAACGGGCATATTAATCTTCCGGCCAGAAAACACAACCCGCCCAACCCGTTTTTAAACCGCAAAAAGCCGGAACAACCGGAAATCGATCAAACCCCGGTGACGATGACGCTCAGGGAAATAAGCCCCCTTGATATTGTACTGGTAAAAAACACACCCAATGAACCTTTATTTAACAGCTTGATTGAGCATCATCATTACCTGGGATATTGCCATCCTGTGGGAGAGCAACTTAAATATATGGTCTTTGCCGACAAACGGCCGGTGGCATGTTTTTCATGGTCATCGGCACCCCGGCATATCGGTGCCAGAGACCGACATATCGGCTGGAAGAAACAGCACCGGGATCACAACCTTCGCTATATCGCCTATAACAGCCGGTTTCTGATCCTGCCCTGGTTCCGGGTACCTCACCTGGCCTCATGGTTGTTAGGGTATATGGCCAGGAATTTGTCCAGGGACTGGGAGCGTATTTACTGCCATCCGGTCTATTATCTCGAGACATTTGTTGACACCGAATTATTTGCCGGCACCTGTTATAAAGCGGCAAACTGGCACTATCTGGGTGATACCACCGGACGGGGGAAACAGGAAAACAGGCATATAAAAACCCGCTCCATCAAGGCGGTCTGGGGATATCCCCTGATCCGCGATTTTCGACAACTCATGACAAGGCTCCCCAATGGAAGCGCTGAACCTGACAGAAGACGAGCTTGA
- a CDS encoding IS66 family transposase, with protein MEALNLTEDELDALIERAESGRLADGDVDTIKAMINAVKVLSRAVSDKASSIKKLLAMVFGPKTEKKDKVLKNRPPGTRNQDKSTTIKGHGRRAADDFTGADRQSVTHGDLKHKDTCPECLKGIVYRLKKPGRVICFTGQVPVTATVYELEKLRCNLCGMVFTAKAPENRTGRDYDASALAMIAILKYGCGFPWSRLEKLQESFGIPLPATTQWDKSETAADLIYPVFRELAYQAAQGEVFHNDDTTMKILSLMKENKDRTAGERTGIFTTGIISRFDDGRQIALFYTGRNHAGENISDLYRKRDAGRPAPLQMCDALSRNISEAFKAILCNCLTHARRNFVDEIDNFPDEAAYVIEMLAEVYCIDARTKEQKMSPDQRLVYHKKHSGPLMTELEAWLNRQTDENLVEPNSGLGKAITYMKNHWAKLTRFLEIPGAPLDNNICEQSLKRCIQHRKNSLFYRTEHGAFIGDMFMSLIHTCRLMRINPLDYLVTLIQNSSALFKDPSKWLPWNYKDNAL; from the coding sequence ATGGAAGCGCTGAACCTGACAGAAGACGAGCTTGATGCGCTGATTGAACGGGCGGAATCCGGTCGTCTTGCCGATGGGGATGTTGATACAATCAAGGCCATGATCAATGCCGTCAAAGTCTTGAGCCGGGCGGTCAGTGACAAGGCATCCTCCATTAAAAAGCTTTTGGCCATGGTGTTCGGCCCAAAGACCGAAAAAAAGGATAAAGTTCTCAAAAATCGGCCTCCCGGAACCCGAAATCAAGATAAATCAACGACTATAAAGGGACATGGCAGACGGGCTGCCGACGATTTCACAGGTGCCGACCGACAATCGGTTACCCATGGAGACCTCAAACATAAAGACACCTGTCCCGAATGCCTCAAAGGGATTGTTTATCGACTCAAAAAACCGGGCCGGGTCATCTGTTTTACCGGTCAGGTACCGGTAACGGCTACCGTTTATGAACTGGAAAAACTCCGCTGCAATCTGTGTGGCATGGTCTTTACGGCAAAAGCTCCAGAAAACAGAACCGGTAGAGATTATGATGCCAGTGCCCTGGCAATGATTGCCATTCTTAAGTATGGCTGTGGTTTTCCCTGGAGCCGGCTGGAAAAACTTCAGGAAAGTTTTGGTATACCACTTCCTGCCACCACCCAGTGGGATAAGTCCGAAACTGCTGCAGACCTCATCTATCCGGTTTTCCGTGAACTGGCTTATCAAGCAGCCCAGGGAGAGGTTTTTCACAATGATGATACCACCATGAAAATCTTGTCTCTGATGAAGGAAAACAAGGACAGAACAGCAGGTGAAAGAACCGGGATATTTACCACGGGAATCATCTCCCGATTCGATGATGGCAGACAGATTGCGCTGTTCTATACCGGACGAAATCATGCGGGTGAAAACATCAGCGATCTTTACAGGAAAAGAGATGCCGGCAGACCGGCACCGCTTCAGATGTGTGACGCCCTGTCACGCAATATTAGTGAAGCGTTCAAGGCGATTTTGTGCAATTGCCTGACACACGCCCGCAGGAATTTTGTAGATGAGATTGACAATTTTCCTGATGAAGCCGCCTATGTCATTGAAATGCTCGCTGAAGTTTACTGTATAGACGCCAGGACCAAAGAGCAGAAAATGTCACCAGACCAACGGCTAGTCTATCATAAAAAACACAGCGGTCCTCTGATGACAGAACTTGAAGCCTGGTTGAATCGCCAGACGGATGAAAATCTGGTGGAGCCGAACTCCGGGCTTGGCAAGGCAATCACGTACATGAAAAACCACTGGGCCAAATTGACGCGGTTTTTGGAGATACCGGGGGCTCCTCTGGATAATAATATTTGTGAACAAAGCTTGAAACGCTGCATTCAACACCGGAAAAACTCATTGTTTTACCGAACAGAGCATGGCGCCTTCATTGGAGACATGTTCATGAGTTTGATCCATACCTGCCGCCTGATGCGAATCAATCCGCTTGATTACCTGGTCACCCTGATACAAAATTCTTCCGCCTTATTCAAAGACCCTTCCAAATGGTTGCCTTGGAATTATAAGGACAACGCTCTGTAG
- a CDS encoding ion channel gives MLIDAEYQIDIVNIFTQEELMSGLPKIDVKITDFISVGNIKNNSKIEHHFIFFDKISSERNRQIKHVNFHECIFSYEQIKHLDFQKCHFENCLFNGSQIYSCEFHKCTFSEYSFYKATITSTYLNPRSFKYSRKWYIKWSNVNTWWFQALYRNSKDMHQEKFAMHADNKFHFYLRYQYLFGKEKRRLKFLKGLIYDITLGNGYGIWNSLVLTVIFILMFAFAINGQISTKNAGNVIESLYFAIVSFTTVGYGCPSGKHVYPAFFRNESSLKTKFIAATTSLQSVVLIIPRQPFGRVFE, from the coding sequence GTGCTTATTGATGCAGAATACCAAATCGATATTGTTAACATATTCACCCAAGAGGAACTCATGTCAGGACTTCCCAAAATAGACGTGAAAATTACTGATTTCATCTCAGTCGGTAACATAAAAAATAATTCAAAAATCGAACACCATTTTATTTTTTTTGATAAAATATCTTCTGAAAGAAATAGGCAGATTAAGCATGTTAACTTCCACGAATGTATATTCTCCTATGAACAAATAAAGCATTTGGATTTCCAGAAGTGTCATTTTGAAAACTGTCTTTTTAATGGTTCCCAAATTTATTCTTGTGAATTTCATAAATGTACTTTTTCAGAGTATAGTTTTTACAAAGCTACCATTACATCGACGTATTTAAACCCCCGATCATTTAAGTACAGTAGAAAGTGGTATATAAAATGGTCCAATGTTAATACGTGGTGGTTTCAAGCTCTTTATCGAAATTCAAAAGATATGCATCAAGAAAAATTTGCAATGCATGCTGATAATAAATTTCACTTCTACCTTCGATACCAGTATTTATTCGGGAAGGAAAAAAGACGGCTTAAATTTTTAAAAGGTCTAATTTATGATATTACCCTTGGAAATGGATACGGCATATGGAATTCATTAGTTCTAACAGTGATTTTTATTTTGATGTTTGCATTTGCTATAAATGGCCAAATTAGTACAAAAAATGCGGGTAATGTTATTGAATCTTTATATTTTGCTATAGTCTCATTTACAACTGTTGGGTATGGGTGTCCCTCCGGCAAGCATGTGTATCCTGCTTTTTTCAGGAATGAGTCTTCCCTGAAGACCAAATTTATAGCAGCTACAACAAGTCTACAGAGCGTTGTCCTTATAATTCCAAGGCAACCATTTGGAAGGGTCTTTGAATAA
- a CDS encoding CHC2 zinc finger domain-containing protein: protein MGKRFSSMELYKLRNSIPIHVLIETQLGIPAKISEGVFRFLCPLCNEFQTAVNPRTNLSRCFRCEKNFNTIDMVMVWRNTDFVSSVKYLQAILNVRESGHGT from the coding sequence ATGGGCAAACGATTTTCTTCAATGGAACTTTATAAATTACGAAATTCAATCCCCATTCATGTGTTAATCGAAACACAACTGGGTATCCCGGCTAAAATCAGTGAAGGGGTTTTCCGTTTTCTGTGTCCCTTGTGCAACGAGTTTCAGACCGCTGTTAATCCCAGAACGAACTTGAGCCGGTGCTTTCGATGCGAAAAGAATTTTAACACCATCGATATGGTAATGGTCTGGCGCAACACCGATTTTGTCAGCAGCGTAAAATATCTGCAGGCGATTTTAAACGTAAGGGAATCCGGTCATGGCACCTGA
- a CDS encoding tyrosine-type recombinase/integrase, translating into MQRILTSLDIYLQKSGVPLDKISIQKVDQFLALYNANYSIGTAKSNRSHLRLFLRYLYLNQYIKKDLAPLIVSPPEFGQLKPIKFLRAHEVQKLFDSLDLSTAKDLRTNAAIHLAYYLGLRPKEIRLLTLDDISFRQKEIFIRSRKNCNPAHLPLPDNIIKAITAYIVGGRPETQSRVLFLQLIPPYKPANRSDIPRDIKKCMTKSNLASSTYWLRHSFAQNMLEAGMPIYEIKEMMGHKSLDSTKKYLSIHIGLMREIILDETF; encoded by the coding sequence ATGCAGCGGATATTGACAAGTCTGGATATCTATCTGCAAAAATCAGGCGTCCCCCTGGATAAGATATCCATCCAAAAGGTTGATCAATTTTTAGCCCTGTACAATGCCAATTATTCCATAGGAACCGCTAAGTCGAACCGGTCACATCTGAGGCTGTTTTTGAGATATCTTTATCTGAACCAATATATCAAAAAAGATCTCGCTCCTTTGATAGTTAGCCCTCCAGAGTTCGGACAACTAAAACCAATCAAATTTTTACGCGCTCATGAAGTTCAAAAATTGTTTGACAGCCTGGATCTATCAACAGCAAAAGATCTTCGCACGAATGCCGCCATACACCTGGCGTATTACCTGGGATTGAGACCCAAAGAAATCAGGTTGCTAACCCTGGATGACATTTCATTTAGGCAGAAAGAGATTTTTATCCGTTCAAGAAAAAATTGCAATCCTGCCCATCTTCCCCTTCCCGACAACATCATCAAAGCGATTACTGCATATATTGTAGGCGGGAGACCTGAAACTCAATCCCGAGTTCTATTTTTACAGTTGATACCACCTTATAAACCGGCCAACAGGAGCGATATCCCCCGAGATATAAAAAAATGCATGACGAAAAGTAATCTTGCATCAAGCACATACTGGCTGCGGCATTCATTTGCCCAGAACATGTTGGAGGCCGGTATGCCCATCTATGAAATTAAAGAAATGATGGGGCATAAAAGCCTCGATTCGACCAAAAAGTATCTGAGCATTCATATCGGCCTGATGCGGGAGATCATCCTTGATGAAACGTTTTAA